A DNA window from Nitratidesulfovibrio sp. contains the following coding sequences:
- the rhuM gene encoding RhuM family protein produces the protein MTDLQSPLPGEFLIYETEDGHTRVDCRFAEDTLWLSQAMMVELFQTSSQNITLHLKALYAEGEITPEATCKSYLQVRAEGARQVRRSVKFYNLDAILAVGYRVRSARGTQFRRWATERLREYLVKGFTLDDERLKNPPVAGSAVPDRFDELLDRIRDIRASERRMYLRVREIFAMAADYSPTLPETTQFFRFIQNSSKFFLWASVLNNCGCVVHFLPQILLYF, from the coding sequence ATGACCGACCTTCAATCGCCACTGCCGGGTGAATTCCTGATTTACGAAACCGAGGATGGTCACACCCGTGTGGACTGCCGGTTTGCCGAGGATACGCTTTGGCTTTCGCAGGCAATGATGGTCGAGTTGTTCCAGACTTCGTCGCAAAACATCACCCTGCACCTGAAGGCCCTTTACGCAGAGGGCGAAATTACCCCCGAGGCAACCTGTAAGAGTTACTTACAGGTTCGGGCCGAGGGGGCGCGGCAGGTTCGGCGCAGCGTCAAGTTCTACAATCTCGACGCCATACTGGCCGTGGGCTATCGCGTCCGTTCGGCCCGCGGCACCCAGTTCCGCCGCTGGGCTACGGAGCGGCTGCGGGAGTATCTGGTCAAGGGCTTCACTCTGGACGACGAACGGTTGAAGAACCCGCCCGTTGCCGGATCAGCCGTGCCGGACCGCTTTGACGAACTGCTTGATCGCATCCGCGACATTCGGGCCAGCGAACGCCGAATGTACCTGCGCGTGCGCGAGATATTCGCAATGGCGGCGGATTACTCCCCCACGCTGCCGGAAACCACCCAGTTTTTCCGGTTCATCCAGAACAGTTCCAAGTTCTTTTTGTGGGCTAGCGTATTGAACAATTGTGGTTGCGTTGTTCATTTTTTGCCTCAAATATTATTGTACTTCTGA
- the ychF gene encoding redox-regulated ATPase YchF, whose amino-acid sequence MALSIGIVGLPNVGKSTLFNALTKAQNAEAANYPFCTIEPNKATVAVPDARIDKLTEMAKPQKTISATVDFIDIAGLVRGASKGEGLGNQFLANIRECAAILEVVRCFDDENITHVDGAIDPIRDIETIETELLLADIQSAEKRYDRLSKMSKFDKEAKAASDELGRLLEHMNAGNPASTFEGKDNDLFKQAMREMGLITAKKVIYCANVDEANLDGTNDHVRRVRELAEQRGCDMVVICAKIEEELQGLSDEEQAEMLASYGIKESGLVSIIRTGYHTLGLASYFTVGEKEVRAWTIQQGWKAPACAGVIHTDFERGFIRAEVIGYDDYVKHGTEAACRSAGVLRVEGKEYVMKDGDVVHFLFNV is encoded by the coding sequence ATGGCTCTCAGCATAGGCATCGTCGGGCTGCCCAACGTGGGCAAGTCCACCCTGTTCAACGCGCTGACCAAGGCCCAGAACGCCGAGGCGGCCAACTACCCCTTCTGCACCATAGAGCCCAACAAGGCCACGGTGGCGGTGCCCGATGCGCGCATCGACAAGCTGACCGAAATGGCCAAGCCGCAGAAGACCATCAGCGCCACGGTGGACTTCATCGACATTGCCGGGCTGGTGCGCGGGGCCAGCAAGGGCGAAGGGCTGGGCAACCAGTTTCTGGCCAACATTCGCGAATGCGCCGCCATTCTTGAAGTGGTGCGCTGCTTCGACGACGAGAACATCACCCACGTGGACGGCGCCATCGACCCCATCCGCGACATAGAGACCATAGAGACCGAACTGCTGCTGGCCGACATCCAGTCTGCCGAAAAGCGCTACGACCGCCTGTCCAAGATGTCCAAGTTCGACAAGGAAGCCAAAGCCGCGTCCGACGAACTGGGCCGCCTGCTGGAACACATGAACGCGGGCAACCCGGCATCCACCTTTGAGGGCAAGGACAACGACCTGTTCAAGCAGGCCATGCGCGAAATGGGCCTGATCACCGCCAAGAAGGTCATCTACTGCGCCAACGTGGACGAGGCCAACCTGGACGGCACCAACGACCACGTGCGCCGCGTGCGCGAACTGGCCGAACAGCGCGGCTGCGACATGGTGGTCATCTGCGCCAAGATCGAGGAAGAATTGCAGGGCCTTTCCGACGAGGAACAGGCCGAAATGCTGGCTTCTTACGGCATCAAGGAAAGCGGCCTCGTCAGCATCATCCGCACCGGCTACCACACGCTGGGCCTGGCCAGTTACTTTACCGTGGGTGAAAAGGAAGTGCGCGCCTGGACCATCCAGCAGGGCTGGAAGGCCCCTGCCTGCGCGGGCGTGATCCACACCGACTTCGAACGCGGCTTCATCCGGGCCGAGGTCATCGGCTACGACGACTACGTGAAGCACGGCACCGAGGCGGCCTGCCGTTCCGCCGGGGTGCTGCGCGTGGAAGGCAAGGAATACGTGATGAAGGACGGCGACGTGGTGCACTTCCTGTTCAACGTGTAG
- a CDS encoding LysE family translocator produces MEFATLAAMSTYAVAMSVTPGPNNTMVMSSGLTFGFWRTMPHLLGVSLGFPLMIIAVGLGMDRIFAAVPQLHDWLRWVGSAYLLWLAWRIATAAPPTPGEAAKGRNAARPMNFIEGALFQWVNPKAWLAAVAGVTTYVSGHDGAESALAANVLGLHGVSTELLALTAVFAAMAFPSLALWCAGGTALRGLLHSPVAVRWCNAVMGALLAISVFSLF; encoded by the coding sequence ATGGAATTCGCGACCCTGGCCGCCATGAGCACCTATGCCGTCGCCATGAGCGTAACCCCCGGCCCCAACAACACCATGGTCATGTCGTCGGGCCTCACCTTCGGCTTCTGGCGCACCATGCCCCACCTGCTGGGCGTCTCGCTGGGCTTTCCGCTGATGATCATTGCCGTGGGCCTCGGCATGGACCGGATTTTCGCCGCCGTGCCGCAACTGCACGACTGGCTGCGCTGGGTAGGTTCCGCCTACCTGCTGTGGCTGGCATGGCGCATCGCCACCGCCGCCCCGCCGACACCGGGAGAGGCCGCGAAAGGGCGCAACGCCGCACGCCCCATGAACTTCATCGAAGGGGCGCTGTTCCAGTGGGTAAACCCGAAGGCATGGCTGGCTGCCGTGGCCGGGGTGACCACCTACGTTTCCGGGCATGACGGCGCGGAATCTGCCCTTGCCGCCAACGTGCTTGGCCTGCACGGCGTATCCACCGAACTGCTGGCGCTTACCGCCGTGTTCGCGGCCATGGCCTTCCCGTCCCTGGCCCTTTGGTGCGCGGGCGGCACGGCCCTGCGCGGGCTGCTGCATTCGCCGGTGGCGGTGCGCTGGTGCAACGCGGTGATGGGCGCGCTGCTGGCCATTTCGGTGTTCTCGCTGTTCTAG
- a CDS encoding glycosyltransferase — MLDPLDADMNADLSAWEAIACNAGIEAFLAVPAGLTPPAMAALADRFPQARIIAYRHSPYEAVNTAAREARGRHACLLRPGISLHENAMAAMCRLLDESPDSHAGMAWLADGNRQKNADNAFVPVGATQHTHADALFSRHEPSMLIWKNLPAEPLVFDESMVFLADEDLTIRLARAGRLLAFTGTVGVHHAGQKHADVQYRQLCYEEELRTKETHIRHFLSDAVPQTSHLHARLLLHTKTIMLYYKQLGADSTGIDAREFDRQGFFHALLLAKTGHVDDAMNSLRTHLKTMGESRNAAHLYRILLTPFLGAPVCIPPKRQAAPLVSIPMALYNHGHYLETALQSVFAQTMPDWEIVIINDGSTDNSLRTAKALLEKYGDSRLRIVSKQNEGLPKTRTRGMQETSAPYVCQLDPDDLIAPDYLEKALDILESEPDVGWVTPPTLVFGGSNHIAWDWEYDLVQSALRCPSPALALFRRSMWEGLGGYRDAIPCREDWEFWIRAGEEGWVSRTMPDIKFIYRHAFKRWGTTNKNNISSKKFIVEHHPWWFKQMNEREMYTCFLQIDVGAFPHDMLNEDTVERYRAVQGDRGAVQNLTHELRKRHAHGMPRKA; from the coding sequence ATGCTCGATCCCCTGGATGCCGACATGAATGCGGACCTTTCCGCATGGGAAGCGATTGCATGCAATGCAGGGATAGAGGCCTTCCTTGCCGTTCCCGCAGGGCTGACGCCCCCCGCCATGGCGGCTCTGGCCGACAGGTTTCCGCAGGCACGCATCATCGCCTATCGGCACAGCCCCTATGAAGCGGTCAACACGGCCGCGCGAGAGGCGCGCGGGCGTCATGCATGCCTGCTCAGGCCCGGCATCAGCCTGCATGAAAACGCCATGGCCGCAATGTGCAGACTGCTTGATGAAAGCCCGGACAGCCACGCGGGCATGGCATGGCTTGCGGATGGCAACAGACAGAAGAACGCCGACAATGCCTTCGTGCCCGTCGGCGCCACGCAGCATACCCATGCCGACGCCCTGTTCAGCCGTCATGAGCCCAGCATGCTGATCTGGAAAAATCTGCCCGCCGAACCGCTGGTTTTCGACGAATCCATGGTGTTCCTTGCGGACGAGGACCTGACCATACGCCTTGCGCGTGCCGGGCGCCTTCTGGCGTTCACGGGGACAGTCGGCGTGCATCATGCCGGTCAAAAGCACGCGGATGTCCAGTACAGGCAGCTCTGCTACGAAGAGGAACTGCGAACAAAGGAAACGCACATCCGCCATTTCCTGTCGGACGCCGTTCCGCAGACAAGCCACCTGCATGCGCGCCTGCTGCTGCACACAAAAACCATCATGCTGTACTACAAGCAGCTTGGCGCAGACAGCACGGGCATAGACGCACGCGAATTCGACAGACAGGGCTTCTTTCACGCGCTGTTGCTGGCCAAGACAGGCCACGTCGACGACGCCATGAATTCCTTGCGCACCCACCTGAAGACCATGGGCGAATCACGCAACGCCGCCCATCTCTACCGGATACTGCTGACGCCCTTTCTCGGCGCGCCGGTGTGCATTCCCCCCAAAAGGCAGGCCGCGCCCCTGGTCAGCATACCCATGGCGCTGTACAACCACGGGCACTACCTTGAAACGGCACTGCAAAGCGTTTTCGCGCAAACGATGCCGGATTGGGAAATCGTCATCATCAACGATGGCTCCACCGACAACTCGCTACGCACCGCCAAGGCCTTGCTCGAAAAGTATGGCGACAGCCGCCTGCGCATCGTCAGCAAGCAGAACGAGGGGCTGCCCAAAACCCGCACGCGCGGCATGCAGGAAACATCCGCGCCCTATGTCTGCCAGTTGGACCCGGACGACCTGATTGCGCCGGACTACCTTGAAAAGGCGCTGGACATTCTGGAATCCGAGCCGGACGTGGGGTGGGTAACGCCGCCCACGCTGGTATTTGGCGGCAGCAATCATATCGCCTGGGACTGGGAATATGACCTGGTGCAGTCCGCGCTGCGGTGTCCTTCACCGGCGCTGGCGCTGTTTCGCCGCAGCATGTGGGAAGGGCTTGGCGGCTACCGCGATGCCATCCCTTGTCGTGAAGACTGGGAATTCTGGATACGAGCAGGCGAGGAAGGCTGGGTTTCGCGCACGATGCCCGACATCAAGTTCATCTACCGCCACGCCTTCAAGCGCTGGGGCACAACAAACAAGAACAATATCAGCAGCAAGAAATTCATCGTGGAACATCACCCATGGTGGTTCAAGCAGATGAATGAGCGCGAAATGTATACCTGCTTCCTGCAAATAGATGTCGGCGCCTTCCCGCATGACATGCTCAATGAAGACACCGTCGAAAGGTACCGCGCCGTGCAGGGCGACAGGGGCGCAGTACAAAACCTCACCCACGAGCTGAGAAAGCGCCATGCGCACGGCATGCCGCGCAAGGCATGA